In the genome of Streptomyces sp. 846.5, the window TAGTCGTGCTCGACTCTCCAGCGGATCTTGCAGATGCGGACGAGTTCGCGCAGCGGCGTGTCGGCGGGAAGGGTGGAAAGCCAGTAGTCGGTGGGCTCGGCTGCGTCGTGCGGCCATTCGGCGATCAGCCAGCATTCGGGCAGGGTGCCGTCGGCGGCGCGGGGGATGTCCCGGTTGGCCGGACGTACCCGCAGGGCGGTGAACTGGGAGCGCATGTCGGCGGTGGGGTTGCGCCTGCCGGTCCTGGTTCCCTGGCGCCAGGTGACGGTGCGGCGTGCTGATCGTCCTGCTTCCAGGGCGAGTTGGCGCAGGGAGCGTGGCTTGTCCGGGTAGCCGGGGACGGGTGGGCGGCCGCGGCCGCTGTAGGGCGCACGTACCGGTTCGGCGGTGCCGGGATGGGCGGTGGTCGCGGACTTGACGGCCACCGCGTAGGTCAGTCCGCGTTCGGTCAGGCCCTGGCGGAAGCCGGTGGCGTCGCCGTATCCGGCGTCGGCGGCGACCGGCAGGTCGGGCAGGCCCCAGTCCTCGCGGGCCTCGTCGAGCATGTCCAGGGCCAGGCGCCACTTCTCGCGGTGCCGCACGTCTTGGGGGATCTTTGCCCGCTCGCGCCGGCGCGCGATCGCTGCGGCCAGCAGCGGATCGTCGGCGTTCTTGGTGTCGTCCCAGCTCTCGGGGATGAACAGCCGCCAGTCGATCGCCGAGGACGCCTGCTCGCTCGCGAGGTGGACGCTCACCCCGATCTGGCAGTTGCCGCGCTTGCCCAGCGCACCGCAGTACATCCGCGCCACGCCCGGCGAGTCCATGCCGTCCTTCGGGAACCCGGTGTCGTCGATCGTGTACGCCTCGGGAGCGATATGCACGTTCGCCCACCGGGCCACGTTTCGGCGTACCTGCGCATAGTCCCAGGTCGACGAGGAAACGAACTGCTGGAGTTGCTGGTGGTCCACGCCCAGCCGCTCGGCCATCGGCTGCATCGACTTGCGCTTGCCGTCCAGCATCAGCCCACGCAGATACAGCTCGCCCTTGGCCCGCTGGTCACGACGCGCCAGCGGGCCGAGCATCTCCTCCGCGAACGCCTCCAGGCGCGGGCGGACCTGTTCCATCTCCTCAGGTGTCACACCTGACAGAAGATCACAACATACCCCAGCAAAGAGAACTGGGGTACCTAACAAAGCCCTACTAGGGGCGCGGGGAACTGCGCGACAAGCCATCTACGGTCCGCACCCGCAAACCCTAGAGCTGCTTGTACAGCAGACTGCGATAGACGCGGTACCCCAACGAACGGTAGAGCGACACCGCCGGCGTGTTCCCCGCAAAAACATGCAGTCCCAGCTCGCCCACGCCCCGCGCCACACACTCCCGTTCGGCGAGGAGCATCAGCGAGCGCCCGTGGCCCCGGCCGCGGTGGGGTTCGTCCACCGCGACCATGAACACCCAGGCCGGAGGCTCCTCCGGCATCCGGGTGTTCACCCAGACCGCGCCCACCGGCACTCCCCCGGACTCCAGTCGGCTGATCACCGCCCCCGGGGTGTCCAGCCCGGCCGGCAGCGCCGCGCCGTGGTCGGCCTCGGACCGCGCCCTGGCCTGCTCGGGGGTCATCCCGATGGCGATCTGGCTCGCCACATAGCCCTCCCGCTCCGCGGCGAGCCAGGGGCCGAACTCGTCCTCGCGCATCGGGCGGCCGGTGCTGCCCTCGGGCAGGGCCGGCGGTTCGGCCGGCAGCGTCTTGCGCATGTTGAGGCCGCGCAGGGTGTAGCCGAGGGTGCGGGCCAGGCCGAGCCCGGCCTCCTCGTCCGGTCCCTCGGGCACGGCGATGTCGGCCCGGACGCAGTCCCAGGAGCGCAGCACCTCCTCGGCGGCCAGCACCGCGACGGTGCCCCGGCCGCGTCGGCGGTCCGGCCGGTCGATGCTCAGCTCCCGGATGCCGCCGACCCGGGGACCGGGGCGGCCGGAGGCGAGGACCACCAGGCCGCCGACGGTCCGGCCGTTGACGCGGACCTCGAAGTTCCGCTCCCGGCCGCCGTCGGGCCTGCTCAGCTCGGGTCCCAGCGGCCGGAGCGTGGTGGTCATGCTCAGGGCTCCAGGTCGGCGGCGGCGCGCTCGGCGAAGACGGCGATGGCCTTGGCGGTGACCGGGCCGGGGGCACCGGGCAGATCGCGGTCGTCGACCCGGGAGACGCCCTGGATGTCGCGCAGGGTGCCGGTGAGGAAGACCTCGTCGGCCTCCTCCAGCACGCTCAGCGGGAGGTCGGCCTCGGCCGCGTCGAGCCACTGCAGGGCCAGCGCCCGGGTGACCCCGGCCAGGCAGCCGGAGGTGAGCGGCGGGGTCAGGATCCGCCCGTCCAGGACGACGAAGACATTGGAGCCGGTGCCCTCGCAGAGCCGTCCCGCGGTGTTGCCGAAGATCGCCTCGGCGGCGCCGTACTCGTGCGCGCGGGCCAGGGCGACCACGTTCTCCGCGTAGGAGGTGGTCTTCAGGCCGGCCACCGCGCTGTGCTCGTTGCGGGTCCAGGGGACGGTGACGACCGCGGCGGCGTCCGGGCGGTAAGCCACCTCGCCGAGGGCGACGATCAGGCTGGGGCCGCTGTCGCCGCGGTCGGAACCGAGCGGGCCGAGGCCGCCGGTGTAGGTGATCCGCAGCCGGGCGAGCTTCGCCGGGTTCGCGGCCAGCACCTCGGCGCAGGCGCGCCGGACGACCTCGCGGTCCGGCGCGGGCAGGCCGAGGCCGCGGGCGGAGCGCTCCAGCCGGTCGAGGTGGCGTCCGAGCGCGAAGGGCGCGCCGTCGACGGCCTTCACGGTCTCGAAGACGCCGTCGCCGACGGTCATGCCGTGGTCGAGGACCGACACGCTGGCCTCGGTGGACTCGCGCAGCGCGCCGTTGACCCAGATCCGCACGATGGGCTCTCCCTCTCTGGATACCGCAGCCTCGGTCACTGCAGCGGTGGTGGGTCAGACGCTATCGCGAGCAGCCGTGCCGCCTTCAGTTCGGTCTCGTCCCACTCCCGCTCCGGATCGGAGCCCCAGGTGATGCCCGCCCCGGTGCCGAAGCGGACCTGCGGCCCGGCCGGGTCGTCCCGGTCCAGCCAGAAGGTGCGGATGCCGACGGCGAGCCGCGCCTCGCGCCGGTCCGCGTCGACCCAGCCGACGGCGCCGCAGTAGGGACCGCGCGGGGCGGTCTCCAGGGCGTGGATGATCCGCAGCGCACTGGACTTGGGCGCGCCGGTGACCGATCCGGGCGGGAAGGTCGCGGCCATCGTCTCGGGCCAGCCGGCGCCGGGGCGCAGCCGCCCCTCCACCGTGGAGACGAGATGGACCAGGCCGGGGTGCTTCTCGACGGCGCAGAGGTCGGGGACGGTGACGCTGCCGGTGGCGCAGACCCGGCCGAGGTCGTTGCGGACCAGGTCGACGATCATCACGTTCTCGGCGAAGTCCTTCTCCAGCAGGTCGGACTCGGTCCGCCCGGTCCCCTTGATCGGACCGGAGCGGACGGTGTCGCCCTCGCGTTCGAGGAAGAGCTCCGGCGAGGCGGTGGCCACCTCGACGCCCTGGGCCGGGAGGCGAACCGTTCCGGCATAGGGGGCGGGGTTGCCGCGGGCGAGGCGGGCGGTGAGGGCGTCGACGTCGGCGTGCGCCGGGTCGGGCAGCGGCGCGGAGAGGACCCGGCAGAGGTTGGCCTGGTAGACCTCGCCCGCGGCGATCTCCGCACGGATCCGGCGCACGCCGGCGAGGTAGCCGGCCCGGTCGAGCGAGCTGGTCCAGGCGGTGCGGGCAGGCCCGGTCCATGCCCGCGCGGCCGCTTCCGGATCGCCGGGGCCCGGCCGGGCCCGGCGGACCTCGCCGAAGCGGGCGCAGGTGAGCCGGCCCTCGAAGTCGGCCACGACGGCCCAGAACCCGGAGCCGTCGAGAGCCGCCGGATCGTCGGTGACGTCGAGCAGCCCGGTGGCGACCAGGCCGTCGAAACGGGCCATCGGCGGGAGGAGGGACTGGGTGGAGGTCACAGTTGGCTCGGGATTCTGTCCGGAAGGTGCGGGGTCTGCGCGCAGCCGAAGTCTAGATAGACGGTGGTCCGGATGCCTGTCCGCAGGTCATCGCGGGGGCGGAACGGCACGCTGCGGGGATACGGAATTTGAGCTGGGCCCGTAATCCGCTAAAGTTCAACACGTCGCCAGGACGCGGACCGCAAAGAAGCAAGCGGGAAGCACTTTGGAGATCATGCGGACGTGGCTCAGTTGGTAGAGCATCACCTTGCCAAGGTGAGGGTCGCGGGTTCGAATCCCGTCGTCCGCTCGGTTGAGGGTGCAGGTTGGCCCTTGCTCGGTGGAGTGGCCGAGAGGCGAGGCAACGGCCTGCAAAGCCGTCTACACGGGTTCAAATCCCGTCTCCACCTCAGCGAGGTTTTGAGTGGTCCGCCACTCGGGGTCTCATGCGCGATTAGCTCAGCGGGAGAGCGCTTCCCTGACACGGAAGAGGTCACTGGTTCAATCCCAGTATCGCGCACCAGCCCCCTCGGGGGTTCGCAGCACCGTTTGCAGCGTTACCGTTCGACGAGTGTCCCGCGCGATTAGCTCAGCGGGAGAGCGCTTCCCTGACACGGAAGAGGTCACTGGTTCAATCCCAGTATCGCGCACGAGTCCCCTCGGGGGCTTGGTCAGTACCGTCCCGCGCGATTAGCTCAGCGGGAGAGCGCTTCCCTGACACGGAAGAGGTCACTGGTTCAATCCCAGTATCGCGCACAGCAGTTGAGGGCCCGTCCGGTAGCGGACGGGCCCTCTTCGTTGTCTGTCGCTCGGGTGGTGCGCGGCGTCCGCGCCCGGGCTGCCCTCACCGACAGTCCGGACGCGGCGCCGCAGTCTGGGGGCGCCGGGGGTCGGCTCAGTGCTGGATGAGATGCAGCACCGAGGTGGCCTGCACGGTGAACTGGGACCAGCCGCCGAAGGCGAAGGCCAGCAGGGCGGCGACCGGGAGTGCGATCGCCAGCGCCACCAGGGGGTTCCTGGTCTCGCGCGGACGGACGCGGTCGGACTGGCTACGGCGCCGTACTGATCCTCCCGTGTACACGGACATGGTTCCCACTCTCGTCGGCTGCTGCCACATCGTCGGCTGGTCGCGGTGGGCGGAGTACCTCGGGGGACGAGCTGCCCGCCCACCGCTGGTACCAACCTACGGTCGGCACCCCTGGCCGGGCGTCATGCCCCGGGACCGTCCCTGCGGCATCCGGAAGGAGGACGGTCCTCCCCGGGGACTACTACCGGAGGGGGAGGGCGGACGGCGGGGGTGTCAGGGTCACCCCTGACAGGGCCCCGGAGGGGGCGGAAGAACCGCAGGTCGGAGCGGGGTGACCGGCCCCTCCCGGATACGGTCCCGGGGTACTGCGGGTGCAGTACCGGACGGGCCCGGGCGGAGCCGACCGGGGGAAATCCGACAATCCCACGGATCGTCACTGCGTTGCGTATCAGCACACCGCCCGACCCAGTCCGTAAGCTGTCGCCTGGCAGGGACAACAGCCCCCGCACGGGGACCTGACGGCGGGACGGAAATGTGGCGATGATGCGGCTCCGGCGGGAGGATCCGCGAGTCGTCGGCCCCTACCGCCTGCACCGGCGGCTCGGCACGGGCGGTATGGGTGTGGTCTACCTGGGCTCCGACCGCAAGGGGCAGAAGGTCGCGCTCAAGCTGATCCGCTCCGAGCTGGCCGAGGACCAGGAGTTCCGCACCCGCTTCGCCCGCGAGGTCGCCGCCGCCGCCCGGATCAGGGGCGGCTGCATCGCCCGGCTGGTCGCCTCCGACATCGACGTGGAACGGCCCTGGCTGGCGACCGCCTACGTCCCCGGCCCCTCGCTCTACAAGCGGGTCGGCGACGAGGGGCCGCTGCCCTGGCCCGAGGTGACCGCGATCGGCGCCGCCCTCGCCGACGGCCTGGTCCACGTCCACGAGGCCGGGGTGGTGCACCGCGACCTCAAGCCCTCGAACATCCTGCTGTCCCCCAAGGGACCCCGGATCATCGACTTCGGCATCGCCTGGTCCACCGGGGCCAGCACGCTGACCCATGTCGGCACGGCGGTCGGCTCACCCGGCTTCCTGGCGCCCGAGCAGGTCAGGGGCATCGCGGTGACCAGCGCCACCGATGTGTTCGCCCTGGGCACCACGCTCGCCTACGCGGCGACCGGCGACTCCCCGTTCGGCTCGGGAACCTCCGAGGTGATGCTCTACCGGGTGGTCCACGAGGAGCCGGACCTCAGCGACGTACCCAGTGCGCTGCTGCCGGTAATCCGGGCCTGCCTGGCCAAGGAGGCGTCCGACCGGCCGACCACCGCCCAACTGCACGACCGGCTCAAGGAGCTGACCGCGCGTGGGACGGCGATCGGCCTCAGCCAGGTGCCACGGCCGCAGGCCCGGCAGAACCGTCCGGTCGAGGCGACGCAGCGGGCCCGGGGAGCGGCCCAGGGCGGGAGCCAGGCGGCGGCGCAGGGCGGTGGACGGCCGCCGGCGCGCCCGGTGCGCGGCCGCCCGATGCCGCCGACCGTGCGCGAGCCGCAGCCACCGCGCCAGGACGCACAGCAGCACACCCGACGGGACGTCAGGCCGGAGCAGCGGCACGACTCGCGGCCGACCGCGCCCGTCCCGGCGCCCGCGGCCCGGCGCACTCCCCCGCCGACCGGATCGCAGCAGCGCCCGGCCACCCGGCCGGGCGGTTCGTCCTCGCGGCGGCTGCTGCGGCAGCGGCTGATCGTCTTCATCACCGTGACGGTGGGCGTCGCCCTGGCCATCGCCGCTGCTCAGGGCTGTGAGAATCGGGACAGCCGGGGGCTGGGGACGACTCCGAACTCCAGCACCGCAGCGGCGACCCACCCGGCGGCCGCAGCCGTCCCCGTCGCCGCCCCGTCCACCGCGGCGGACGGCCTGCAGGCCGGGCCGACGTCGGACGCCAGTGGCGGCACCGGCGGCGTGGACTGGGCCGACCGCAGCTACCCCGACCCCAGCGACGGCTCCACGGTCGTCCTCAAGGACGGCCGGGGCTCCCCCAGCGGCGCCTCGCCGGTCGCGCTCACCAGCGTGCTGGCCGCGCGGTACCGCAACAACCCGGCCGCGGTGGTGGTGCTCACCCGCCGGGACGGCGGCGCCCCGGAGGACCTGATCGAGCTCTACCAACTGTCCGGCGGCGCGTCCGGCTCCGCTGCAGAACCGGTTCTGCTGGCCTCCCACGCCTCCACCGGCGACCCGCAGGCCACCGGCACCTGGCGGATCGCCGACGGCGCCGTCCTGCGCGAGGAGCACACCGCCGCCTCCGGCACCCGCCCGGCCAGCACCACCCGCTACACCCCGCTGGGCAACGGCACGATGAGCGAGAGCTGGCCGGGGACCGGCACGGTGGCGGGGCAGCAGGGCTGAGCAGCAGGGCTGAGCCGGTTTCAGGCCGTCGGCTGCTGGGAGAGCGCGTAGAAACTCACCGCGGCGGCGGCGGCGATGTTGAGCGAGTCGACGTCGTGCGACATCGGGATGCGGACCCAGGCGTCGGCGGCGCGCAGGGCCTCGGTGCTGAGGCCGTGGCCCTCGGAGCCCAGCAGCACCGCACAGCGCTCCAGCAGCTTGGGCGAGACCTCGGCCAGCGGGACCGAGTCGCCGTGCGGGGTGAGCGCGAGCAGCGAGAACCCGGCCTCGCGCAGCGTCTCCAGGGAGCGCGGCCAGGGGTCCAGCACGGCGTAGGGGACGGAGAAGACCGTCCCCATGGACACCTTGACGGCGCGTCGGTACAGCGGGTCGGCGCAGTCGGGCGAGAGCAGGATCGCGTCCATACCGAGCGCGGCGGCGCTGCGGTAGACGGCGCCGATGTTGGTGTGGTCGACGATGCCTTCGAGGACGGCGATCCGGCGGGCCCCGGCCAGCAGGTCGGCGGCGTCGGCGAGCGGCTTGCGCTGCATGGACGCCAGCGCGCCGCGGTGCACGTGGTAGCCGGTGACCTGCTCGGCCAGCTCCGGCGCCACCGCGTACACCGGCGCCGGGACCTCGTCGATGACGTCCCGCATCACGTCGATCCACTTGGCGGACAGCAGCATCGAACGCATCCGGTAGCCGGCCAGCCGGGCCCGGCGGATCACCTTCTCGCCCTCGGCGATGAACAGGCCCTCCTCGGGCTCGCGCCGCCGGCGCAGCTCGACGTCGGTCAGGGCGACATAGTCGCCCAGACGCGGGTCCTGGGGATCGTCGATGGTGATGAGTTCGGCCACAGGTCGATCCTGCCCGCTCAGATCTGGGCTGCCAAGTTGTTGACGGCGACCACGTCGCCGATGACCACGACGGCCGGCGGGCGGATCTGTTCGGCGGCGACCACCTCGGCGACGGTGGCCAGGGTGGCGTCGACCCGGCGCTGCGCCGCGGTGGTGCCCTCCTGGACGACGGCGACCGGGGTCTGCGGGTCGCGGCCCCCGGCGATCAGCGCGGCGGCGATGGCGCCGATGCGTTCGACGGCCATCAGCAGCACCAGGGTGCCGCGCATCTTCGCGGCGGCGTCCCAGTTCACCAGGGAACGGGGGTCCTCGGGGGCGACGTGGCCGGAGATGACGCTGAACTCATGGGTGACGCCGCGGTGGGTGACCGGGATGCCGGCGGCGGCGGGGACGCTGATGGAGCTGGAGATGCCGGGGACGACGGTGACCGGCACGCCGGCTTCGCGGCAGGCGAGCAGTTCCTCCATACCCCGGCCGAAGACATAGGGGTCGCCGCCCTTGAGCCGGACCACGAACCTGCCCGCTCTGGCGTGCTCGATCAGCGCGTTGTTGATGGCCTCCTGGGCCATGTAGCGGCCGTAGGGGATCTTGGCCGCGTCGATGACCTCGACATGGGGCGGCAGTTCGTCCAGGAGCTCGCGGGGGGCGAGGCGGTCGGCGACCACCACGTCGGCCTCGGCGAGGAGGCGTCGGCCGCGGACGGTGATCAGGTCCGGGTCACCGGGGCCGCCGCCGACCAGGGCGACCCCGGGGGTGCGGCCGCGGTGGTGCGCGGCGGCGAGGCTGCCGTCGCGCAGGCCGGCGACGATGGCGTCCCTGAGCGCGGCGGAGCGGCGGGGGTCGCCGGAGAGGACGGCGACGGTGGTGCCGTCCTGGCGTCCGGCG includes:
- a CDS encoding aminodeoxychorismate lyase → MRIWVNGALRESTEASVSVLDHGMTVGDGVFETVKAVDGAPFALGRHLDRLERSARGLGLPAPDREVVRRACAEVLAANPAKLARLRITYTGGLGPLGSDRGDSGPSLIVALGEVAYRPDAAAVVTVPWTRNEHSAVAGLKTTSYAENVVALARAHEYGAAEAIFGNTAGRLCEGTGSNVFVVLDGRILTPPLTSGCLAGVTRALALQWLDAAEADLPLSVLEEADEVFLTGTLRDIQGVSRVDDRDLPGAPGPVTAKAIAVFAERAAADLEP
- the cobA gene encoding uroporphyrinogen-III C-methyltransferase, which translates into the protein MPSENDTTPYPVGLLLQGRRVVVLGGGTVAQRRLPALLAAGADVHLFAPSTTPAVQAMADAGELSWHPRRYAAGDLAGAWYVLAATDDPGANAAASAEAEADRTFCSRSDDASAATAWTPAAGRQDGTTVAVLSGDPRRSAALRDAIVAGLRDGSLAAAHHRGRTPGVALVGGGPGDPDLITVRGRRLLAEADVVVADRLAPRELLDELPPHVEVIDAAKIPYGRYMAQEAINNALIEHARAGRFVVRLKGGDPYVFGRGMEELLACREAGVPVTVVPGISSSISVPAAAGIPVTHRGVTHEFSVISGHVAPEDPRSLVNWDAAAKMRGTLVLLMAVERIGAIAAALIAGGRDPQTPVAVVQEGTTAAQRRVDATLATVAEVVAAEQIRPPAVVVIGDVVAVNNLAAQI
- a CDS encoding IS701 family transposase, encoding MEQVRPRLEAFAEEMLGPLARRDQRAKGELYLRGLMLDGKRKSMQPMAERLGVDHQQLQQFVSSSTWDYAQVRRNVARWANVHIAPEAYTIDDTGFPKDGMDSPGVARMYCGALGKRGNCQIGVSVHLASEQASSAIDWRLFIPESWDDTKNADDPLLAAAIARRRERAKIPQDVRHREKWRLALDMLDEAREDWGLPDLPVAADAGYGDATGFRQGLTERGLTYAVAVKSATTAHPGTAEPVRAPYSGRGRPPVPGYPDKPRSLRQLALEAGRSARRTVTWRQGTRTGRRNPTADMRSQFTALRVRPANRDIPRAADGTLPECWLIAEWPHDAAEPTDYWLSTLPADTPLRELVRICKIRWRVEHDYRELKDGLGLDHFEGRSYPGWHRHVTLAALAQAFCTLLRLDPKAPAPA
- a CDS encoding RNA methyltransferase; translated protein: MAELITIDDPQDPRLGDYVALTDVELRRRREPEEGLFIAEGEKVIRRARLAGYRMRSMLLSAKWIDVMRDVIDEVPAPVYAVAPELAEQVTGYHVHRGALASMQRKPLADAADLLAGARRIAVLEGIVDHTNIGAVYRSAAALGMDAILLSPDCADPLYRRAVKVSMGTVFSVPYAVLDPWPRSLETLREAGFSLLALTPHGDSVPLAEVSPKLLERCAVLLGSEGHGLSTEALRAADAWVRIPMSHDVDSLNIAAAAAVSFYALSQQPTA
- a CDS encoding GNAT family N-acetyltransferase; its protein translation is MTTTLRPLGPELSRPDGGRERNFEVRVNGRTVGGLVVLASGRPGPRVGGIRELSIDRPDRRRGRGTVAVLAAEEVLRSWDCVRADIAVPEGPDEEAGLGLARTLGYTLRGLNMRKTLPAEPPALPEGSTGRPMREDEFGPWLAAEREGYVASQIAIGMTPEQARARSEADHGAALPAGLDTPGAVISRLESGGVPVGAVWVNTRMPEEPPAWVFMVAVDEPHRGRGHGRSLMLLAERECVARGVGELGLHVFAGNTPAVSLYRSLGYRVYRSLLYKQL
- a CDS encoding chorismate-binding protein produces the protein MARFDGLVATGLLDVTDDPAALDGSGFWAVVADFEGRLTCARFGEVRRARPGPGDPEAAARAWTGPARTAWTSSLDRAGYLAGVRRIRAEIAAGEVYQANLCRVLSAPLPDPAHADVDALTARLARGNPAPYAGTVRLPAQGVEVATASPELFLEREGDTVRSGPIKGTGRTESDLLEKDFAENVMIVDLVRNDLGRVCATGSVTVPDLCAVEKHPGLVHLVSTVEGRLRPGAGWPETMAATFPPGSVTGAPKSSALRIIHALETAPRGPYCGAVGWVDADRREARLAVGIRTFWLDRDDPAGPQVRFGTGAGITWGSDPEREWDETELKAARLLAIASDPPPLQ